The Montipora foliosa isolate CH-2021 chromosome 1, ASM3666993v2, whole genome shotgun sequence DNA segment TTCTGTAGAGTCTGGTAGGAGACAAAGAGTGCATGCTTCGTCCTCAACTAGTCTCAATTTGAAGAGCTCCTTTTTGGTCGTTGTTATCCTGTGCAGTAACCTGAACGAGAATTGTCTTAATTTATTATCTTTTGTGGATTTATATATAAACGAAAACTTTTTTCCCAATTTGTGAAATAATCAGGGAAattgtttttccagtttttaataCCAGTCGGCTCGGTGATGCCGTTTCCACTGAGAATTTTATAGTAGTTTTTGCAACGCATTTCACTTAAATCTGGAGTAGCAATCGCCGAAGAAGACAGTTTAGCTGTGTTTAACCCTTCTTGAGAGGGTATTTCAATTGTGGCAGCCTTCTTTTTTAGGTCCGAAGGAATAGCAGCAATTAGTTGCAGGTagtaaagaaaatttgttttaattttaaatttgtattaaaagagatttcttaaaaacctaccatccagcctgtatttaccagcagaaaaattgaacaggaactgaaagtgaaagaggcaaagccgccgatcataaatcagcagtgtgttgtatataaatttcaatgtgacctttgtgatgaaggttatgtaggctacacacgcggacatttacacaatcgtgtaaagggacataagcaacagtcctcggctattgccagacactataagaacgcacacgggtcgatccctcgggacctgcttaaacgctttgaggtgctcaaaaaatgtaaaaacaaatttgattgcttagtgtttgaaatgttatttataagaacacttaagcctagcctcaatgtgcaatcggattccattcgtgctaaagtattcttatagccaatttcgcacatgcttattatgttaattcttagcgtcaatcgtttttaatactgtaattttagcatcatagaacatttttaccttgataatggagtgatgtctactccgaaacgtcggtttaacttgttatctctaacttttataaattttaaatttggttTGGAATTCTTCAAGCATTAAAAAATTCCCTTCGGCATTTAGGACATCTTGTACATAAATAATTTTTCGTTTGAACCAGGATCTCCAAAAAACGGAAGAATTTTCAATGGTTATAGCCTTGTTGTTCCACAGTAAGAATTCGCCGTAGGGAAAaatattggttttgtttttaaattcttGGAAATATTGGAGCAGTTCTCGATAGAAATTAGGTAAACATTTGTTTATGGATTCCGCATTATAGTTACATTTGAGAAGAAACTGGAGGCCGCCGTATTCTGATAAATAGCAATTCGGGATCACTTTCCATAAGTCATCGTTATCTCCTAGTAACCTACTTAACCATGCTAAGCGTAAGGATTTCACCATTGTGGCAAAATTGATAAAATTTAGTCGCCCTTCAGCCAGAGGCTGATATATAACTGCTctctttattttatcttttttgtttttccataggAAAGAGAAGAGTTCTGTTTGGATAATTTTGATGACTGCATTTGGAACTGAAAGCAAAGATGCTGCATAAACTAACTGGGATACACCTTGAAGCGTTATCCAACTTTAAGACACAGGACGAAACTAAGTTAATCAACGACTGACATGTTTTATTCCTTCTCTCCCCAGTCCCTATTGCGCACGGCCTACACAGTCCAAAGTTCACACTAACACAACATCTCCCCTTTTCAAGGtcacaaacaacttttttttaaaaatcacaaaCAACTTAAGGTTCTCATCTcagacaacaaacaaaaataagaaacgaCGACTAGATCTTGTCTGAGATTTAAAACGAACATATAACGAATCTGAATCATGCAAGTCCTAAACTCTCCTTCAACCTAAGCGAAGGCTTGGTCAGTCTGTTTTGCCTTGTGGATATACAGGGTGAGGGAAGGGACTTCACAGGAGTTGGTGGCTTGTCTACAGTCACAGGTTCCTTGCTACTCGGCATCTCCGGTTTGTCTCCAGGAACTGGTGTGATGTGTGATCGATTCCGTCTCACTGTGCCTCTACCTGTCTCAACCGTGTAGGATCTTGGTGTTTCTGCTGCACTGGCAACTGTTCCCGTAACTGTTTCTGCGGTGTTCCTGTCATTAATGTACACCTGGGTGCCGGGTTGTAGTGGCTCTAGCGGAACAGATCTGTGACGCTGGTTGAAGTTGGTCCTCAATTTGTCCTTGCTCTCTGCTTCTTTTTGACGCAACTTGTCGATGTCAGGCCAACTTGGGGCCAAACTTGTATGAAAAGTTGGAACGGTGGTCCTGATTTTCCGTCCCATGAGTAGCTCTGCTGGCGAGTGTCCACAAGCAAGTAGGGTAGATCTGTATGCTAACAGTCCCTTGGTTGggtctttctctttcttcagaAGAGACTTGGTAGTCTTCACTGCTCGTTCAACCTCGCCGTTTGCCTGTGGGAAGCGGGGACTACTTGTTGTATGTTTAAATCCCCAGTCCTTTGCGAATTGGGTAAATTCTGCTGATGCATACTGTGGACCGTTATCACTCCTGACTTCCTCTGGAATGCCGTGTCGTGCAAAGATCGCCTTGAGCGCTCTGATAACTTCAGACGATTTGGTTGTTTTATTCATTGCCGCTACCTCTACATAGCGAGAGAAATAATCAACCACTATCAAGTAAGTGATATGATCGAGTTCGAAGAGATCAGTTGCAGTCATTTGTCACGGACGCTCAGGGAAGGGTGTTGGCATGAGTGGTTCTGGCCTGATTACTCGGTGCCTTGCACAGATTTTACAGTTCTCCACCATATCTTGTATCTGACGACTTAAACCTGGCCACCACACAGAACCTTTAGCTCGCTCTCTGCCTTTAATTATCCCTTGGTGTCCTTCGTGTAGCTTTTCGAGGACTTCTAACCTCAGGGATGATGGGATAACAATTCTTGATGATTTCAGCAGTACTCCTTGAACTACACTTAGCTCTCCTCTGTCTGACCAATACGGTTTCAGTGCGTCATGAAGATTAAACTTGTTCGGCCAGCCCTCAAGGCAATAATCTTTAATCTCCTTACAAATGGTGTCTTCATCTTGAGCCTCCTTGATTTGTAGTAACTTGATGTCTGACACAAGGAGTGAGTCAAGTACACTGTCGAGATATATGTTCATCTCTTGTTCCTTTATGGTGGTCTCACACTCAGAACAGGTTGGCTGGATTCTAGAGAGTGCGTCAGCCACGTACATTTCCTTTCCAGGCACATGGATGACTTCTTTCAAGTGGAAACGCATGAGGCGCATCCGAAGACGCTGTATCCGAGGAGGGATGTCATTCAGTGCACGCTTTGTAAGGAGCGGCACCAGTGGCTTGTGGTCCGTTTCTGCAATGATGGATTTACCCACGATGTAGTCACTGCATCGCTCACATGCCCAGGTCAAGGCAAGGGCCTCTTTTTCGATTTGCGCATATCTACACTCCACTGGGGTGAGTGCTCTGGATATGAATACCACTGGTCTCCAGCTTTCATCATCTTGCTTTTGAAGGAGGACCCCACCCAGTCCAAAAGATGATGCATCAGCAGAAATCTTTGTTTCTCTGTTGGGATCATATAATGCTAGGACTGGTGCTTTTGTTAAGCTAGACTTGATTTCTTGGAAGGCTTTCTCTTGTGGCGGTCCCCAGATCCACTGGCTCTCTTTCTGCATCAGGTCACGAAGAGGTTTTGTCTTGTCAGCTAAGTTCTCTGCGAACTTGCCCATATGGTTCACCATACCGAGGAATATACGCAAGTCATGAATGTTGCTTGGTGCTGGAAGGTTAACAATAGCTGTTGTTTTGTCTGGATCTGCTTCAATTCCGTTAGCACTGACCACGTTTCCAAGAAACTTGATCTTTGGGGCACTAAAAATGCACTTGTCGATATTGAGTGTCACGCCTGCTGCGGACAGGCGGTCTAAAACTGCATTCAATCTTCTGTCATGTATTTCCTGGGTAGGGCCATGACAAAGGACATCGTCAATGTTGCATTCAACTCCTTCCAATCCTTCAAGGATTCTACCCATGCACTTTTGGAATTTCTCGGAACCTGAGCTGATCCCATAGGGAAGAACGTTGAAGCAATACCGACCCCAAGGTGTAATGAAGGTGGTTAGTGGTCTTGAACTTTCTGACAACTTTATTtgccaaaatccagaatttgCATCCAGTTTCGTGAAGTACTTCGCTCCTGCAAGCTTTCCTAGGGTGACATCAACTGAGGGTAACGGGTGATTCTCGCGCTGTACATACTCATTTAGCATTGTGAGGTCAACACACACTCTTACTTGACCATTAGGCTTGGGGGTCACTACCATTGGCGCACACCATTCCGTTGGTTGCTCAACGTGTGAGATGACTCCAGTTTCAAGCATCCTTTGAATTTCCTTCTTGGTCTCAGCATAAAGTGGCATTGGTACTTTCCTTGGCACTGAGAAAGCGAAGGGCTTTGATCCATATTTGAGCTTGATGGTGTACTCTTCTTCCATTTTTCCCAGACCAGTAAACAGCCTTGGATATTCGTGCATTAATTTTGCCTTGTAGTCGTCACTGGTTAACTCACACACCCTGCTTATGAGTTTCAGGTTGGCTGCTGCATTCTTGCCCAAGAGTGGTCGGGCCAGATCCTCTACAACGTAAATATCTTCTTCGACGGACTCAAGTTCATTGGTAAGACGAGCTCTGAACACTCCCTTACAGTTCATTCGGTATTTGCATGGGCCTAGTAGAACCTTGGTGGTAGGTTGTAACCGTGCTTGGCTCAATTCGAGAAAATTGTGGCGTGGAATCACTGTTACGTCAGCACCACTATCAAGCTTGAATAGCAATGGTTTTTCATTCACCGATATCGTGGCAGTCCACGGTGTCTTGCTATTGCTTTGCACTTCGTCTAACTCTACTATTTCACCGAGGAAAAATGATTCCTCAGTCTCAACTTCAAAAACAGTTCCCGATTTTGGGTTTGCTGAACTCTTGCACGCTTGTGCCCAGTGTCCTATCTTCTGACATTTTCTGCACTTAGAAAGACGGGCTGGACAGACTTTCTTTGGGTGTGAGTTTTCCAAGCATCTTGAACATTTCGAAAGCGTGTTGTTTGAACTTGAGTTTTGGCTTGAATTGGGTTTTGCCGGAGAGTTTTTGGTAGgaaatttctcctttttcttcattCTTCCTTTAGCGATACTGTCAACTTCCACTGATTTCGATTTAAATCCACCGTCAAGTATGCTTTGTTGGTGTTTTACCGATTCGCGTTGTCTTGCCAGGTTTGTAGCTTTTTCTAAAGTTAACTTCGGATCGAGTTGTAACCTTTCCGAGAGGTCGCGATTTCGTAGTCCCACGACAATGCGGTCTCGGATCAATTC contains these protein-coding regions:
- the LOC137968400 gene encoding uncharacterized protein → MTATDLFELDHITYLIVVDYFSRYVEVAAMNKTTKSSEVIRALKAIFARHGIPEEVRSDNGPQYASAEFTQFAKDWGFKHTTSSPRFPQANGEVERAVKTTKSLLKKEKDPTKGLLAYRSTLLACGHSPAELLMGRKIRTTVPTFHTSLAPSWPDIDKLRQKEAESKDKLRTNFNQRHRSVPLEPLQPGTQVYINDRNTAETVTGTVASAAETPRSYTVETGRGTVRRNRSHITPVPGDKPEMPSSKEPVTVDKPPTPVKSLPSPCISTRQNRLTKPSLRLKESLGLA